The nucleotide window CTGCCCATATCCGAATGAAACGCTCGTTTGCTTCTTTTATAATTGTTGAATATTTAATTCTTATTTCATTTATTCTATCCATGTGGCAAAGATAGGAAAAAAAATTAATAATGGAGCAATTATATATTTACAATTACTAACTGAGAGTTACCGCATTGGTAACAAAACAAGACATCGCGGCATTTTGAGCCTAGGCAAACTCGAAACTATTGATACTAAGGAAGATAAGAAACTTCTTGCAGACACTATCGAAAAGTTTATTTCAGGACAACAAGTTTTATCCTTGCTTGAGATAAAACCTGAAATAGAAAAACTTGCCAGAGAATTTGCCGACCGTATAATAAATGAAAAGTTGTTGGATATCAAGACTAAAAACGCAGAACCGCTCCAGGCTAAACAAATTGCTAAGGAAGACTGGCAGACAGTTAACCTGCACAGTATCAGGTATGAGGAGGTGCGTGAAATTGGTTCCGAATGGCTTTGTATGCAGGCATTGAACCAACTTGGGCTAAAAGATTTGCTGCTAAATTTGTTTGGACAAAACGAACTATCGGTCAATATTTCGCTGATGCACATCATTAGCCGTGCCGTTTATCCAGCTTCGGAACACAAGACAGCCCAGTGGATAAAAGAAAATTCTGCTGTGAGCAGATTGTGTAAAGTTCCACTCAACAGGGTCGATAGGTTTAAACTTTACGCAGCCAGCAAGAAACTCTTCAGGCATAAAAAAGCAATTGAAAATCACCTTTCGGTGAAAACCAACGAACTGTTCGATTTGGAAGACAAAATAGTTTTTTACGACCTGACCAATACCTATTTTGAGGGTCGCAAACAAGGCAGCAAGCTTGCCAAATTCGGCAGAAGCAAAGAGAAAAGAAACGATTGCAAAATAGTTTCGATGGCTGCTGTGATAAATGCTGAAGGATTTTTGAAATACAGTCGGATTTACCGAGGAAATATCAGCGACCCAAAAACCCTGAACGAGACAATTGAGCAACTCTCTGCCAACACTTCATCTACGGGCAGAAAACCCATAATAGTGATGGATGCCGGAATAATGACAGAGGAAAATGCCCGGTCGTTGAAAAGCAAGGGCTACGACTTTATTTGTGTGAACCGCACAAAACTCAGAAACTATAAAACCATTGAAGGCCGGCACGAAGAAATTGTGATATACGACAAAAATGAAAATCCGATAAACTTGCAATTTGTTGAAAAACCAGATTGTACGGACAATTATTTATATGTGCGAAGTCAGCAAAAAGCCCTGAAAGAAGCCTCCATGAACGAGCATTTTTCGCAACATTACGAAGAAAGTCTCGAAAACATAAAAAGTGCTTTAAGCAAAAAAGGCGGAACAAAAAAACTCAATCGCGTATGGGAGCGAATAGGGCGCCTAAAAGAACGCTACCCAACGGCAAACAGGCATTACGAAATAGAAGTAATACCAGACCAAGACCACAAAAATGCAATAGATATAAGGTGGAAAAAAAATCAGGTAAAGCCAAAAGAAACCGAAGGCGTATATTTCATCAGAACCAGCCTGCCGGCCAAAGATGAAGAAACACTTTGGAGAATTTATAACACACTAACCGAAATAGAAGCAACCTTCAGAGTTCTGAAAACAGACCTTGCTCTACGTCCGGTTTTTCACAAGCACGACCAAAACATTGAAGCTCATTTATTTCTCGGGCTAATAGCTTATCAGCTGGTAGCCTTGATAAGATATCAGCTAAAGCAAAAAGGAATAAACCACGACTGGCGAAATATCGTGCGAATAATGAACACACAGAAAGAAGTATTAACTACCATTAAAAACAAAAAGCAGCAAACCGTCATTATAAAAAAATGTTCAGTGCCGTCGCTGTCTGCCAAAGAAATTTATGCTGCATTAAACTTCGAAACAAATCCATATTATATGAAAAAATCTGTAGTACCCGAAAAATGAATCCCGCACATCTAATAATCACGATGTCTGGTAGTTGTAACTTTTGGACTACAACTTGGGTTAAATTAAAAAGATTGTATCCGTCAATTGTTGATTGACATGACACTAGGAGCAGAAGTGCAAAAGTACAACACCCCAGAATATAAAAACAAAGAAATACTATCGAGCCCGACTCAATAGCTTTTATGTTTTTTGTTGAATAAAACCTATGCCAAAGGATTTATTGGCCAGAGTTTTGCTTATTTGCAATTTTAATAATTTGAGGATTTTGTAAGCTTTTGAAAATTTTAGATTTCGGATGCTTTTGCCTGAAATATTTATTTAATCCTTTCTCCCTTATTTATTTTTCAGCTTGTTTTGTTTGCTATCAATCAAAAATAAAGGGATAAGAATTGAAATATAGGCAAGTAAATCCAAGGGATCAAATGTTGAGTCATATATTTTAAAATATTGCATAGTTTCAATTCCAAAACATACTGTCAAAAATATTATGAGAGTCCTTTGATGTGTAAAAAATCGTGTCCAATAATTATCTGCTTTAGTTGTGAATAAGCCTCTAAATAATATATAATTCCATGCTGGCCCGACCATGTCAAGCAAATAGCCTTTCCAAAATATTCCTAAATCTATCCAAATTGTAGAAAGTCCTAATACTCCAAAAACAAGCATAGCTGCTGCCCAATATGGTGCATTTTTATTGTGTTTTGATTCTATTTTGTTTTGTTCCATATAGTCTTATTTTTTGAATTACTTACTTTATTTAATTTGAGCTTTTTTCATCTGCCATACCACGCGGCGTAATAGAATAGAAGCCAAATACAGGCGTCATCCTTGTCATTTGTAAAAAAGTTGAAGTGGGCAACAATTCTCTCATTTCCTTATATCCTGGCTATTATTTTTATATATTATCGGTTTATATTTTTTCTTATCCGAAAAATTGAATGAAGCAACTAATTTTATTGGAATAATCTCAAATGCTGGCACCGATTTGCAATCAGTGCCATGATGTATTTGATATTCAATGAACAATCTATTTTTCCCAATCCAACAATCTTTGTTCGCCTTCAATACTTTGTATCTCCGAAATCTCTTGAGATACTTCAATTACTCCTTTGTATATGCCTGCTTCAGTGCGAATTGCAAAATATTGTATCAAAATATATTCTTCCTTCATTTTTATCCAGAAACTTGCTTTGTCTTTTATGCCCTTTCTAAAAGCATCTACAATTTGCTCGACAATATGAACGCTTCCGGGTGGATGACAGTTTTTTACTTCGCGACCAATAACTGCATTTGTTCGGGTAAAAATTCGTTTTTTTGGAGTGGAAAAAAACTGAACTTTATCGTTTTCATCAACAAATGTAATGTCCACCGGCAGATGGTTAAAAATTAGAATTATTTGTTCAACTGTAAGATTCCCACTTTTTAAATTTATTTTGTCCGAATTTATTTTTTCTGAATTTATTTTTAGGTTTGGAATTGTTTTGGGAGAATAATACGGAAATCCAATTTCTTGACTTTCAGCAAAAAGAGAATTAAGTTCACTATCTGAAATTGTTTCTTGAATAAAAGGAAAAAGGATTTTTTCTTCACGAAAAATTATGGCATACATATTAAAAAACACATTTCCAATAAGTCGGTTAAATTCCTTAATTTCAAATTCTTCGCTCATCAATATTGAAAGGAGTCTCTTCAAATTGTTGCGAATATCATCATGAAACGACCACATAACATTTAAACATCGAAATTCTTCCCATTGTTTTTCGAGCATAGGAAAAAGAATATTTTCTTTTATTTTGTAATACTTATTATATTCAAGAACGATTTTCAGATTATTTGCAATTTTTTGTTGCAATAAATCATCTTTTGGAGTTTTGTTTATTTCTTTAATCAAGGGGCTAATTGCTTGCAACTTTTTGTCTAATTCGGCATTATTTTTTACACAACAATCCAGAAAACTATCATTTTTGGTTTTGCTCGATGGATAATTTTTTATATGTGTATAAAACACATTCAAAAATTTATTGATTCCTATTTTTAGCTCTTCAATCGGACGTTTTGACTTTACAAGAATGTCAACGAGAGTAATAATATCCGATGGGATTGTTTGATTAATCAGAGTTTGATTATTTTTAATTGCTTCTGATGCTCGTTTTTTTTTCAATATTGCATAAAACAATTTTTCCAATTCTATAATTCTCTTTTCTTTGTTATAGCTATATTCAGACATAGGTTTGTGTTTAAAAATTTAATATGCAGAAGCATTGGACTTGATATGCAATAATCAGCTACATATTAAAACTAATGTTTAATGATTTTATCAGCAAAAACTTCATTTTTTGTAAATATCTTAATAATGTATATTCCTTTTGCAAATTTAGACAAATCGTTTTCAAATTCATTTTTATTTATTTTTTTATCGAACAAAATTTTTCCTGAGAGTGTTGATAGTTGAATGCTTTCTATCCCATTTATATGAAAACTGTAGTGTATTTGGCCTATAAAACGAGAATAAATACCATCAATGATACTATTAATTATTGAAAAGTGAGAAAAAATTGTAATTTTGTAATAAAAAAAAATGAAATTATGCAATTTATTTATCATGATATTGCCGAAGTCATTAATCATAAAGTAAATATAATATTACTTGTTTATATTGATATTGCTTCTCAAGATATTTTAAATTTATATAAAACTAAATCGTTGATAAATAAATATTTACAAACATGTAACTATTGATATTATATTTAATATAGAAAACTTAACATGCCAACAATTTCAATGTTTTTCGGAATTTTGATTAGGATGTATTACGCACCAAAGGAGCATAATCCGCCACATATTCATGTATATTTTCAAAACTATAAAGCTACATTTAGCATTAATGATTGTGAAATAACTTAAGGGCAGGTGCCGACTCGACAATTGAGAATGATTCAAGCATGGATGGAAATACATAAAGATGAATTAATAGCAGATTGGGAGTTATGTCAGAATGGTGAAAAACCTTTTGCAATTGAACCTTTAAAATAATTAAAGATGTATTTAGCTATAACAAATGTAAAACCGAAAGATAATTATATTCTAATATTAACATATGAGAATAATGAAAATAGACAATTTGATATGAAACCTTATCTTGATATAGGTATATTTCAGGAATTAAAAAATCTAAGTATGTTCAAAACTGTTAAAACAAGTTTTGACACAATAGTATGGGATAATGGAGCTGATTTTGATCCTGAAATACTTTATCAAAAAAGTGTAATTGACCTATGAAGCGAGTCGCAAAATTTTGAATATATAAGTTCAAATCAATTTAGGTATAATTAATAAATGTATGTAAAAAAGTAAGCATAGAAAACA belongs to Bacteroidota bacterium and includes:
- a CDS encoding IS1634 family transposase, producing the protein MAKIGKKINNGAIIYLQLLTESYRIGNKTRHRGILSLGKLETIDTKEDKKLLADTIEKFISGQQVLSLLEIKPEIEKLAREFADRIINEKLLDIKTKNAEPLQAKQIAKEDWQTVNLHSIRYEEVREIGSEWLCMQALNQLGLKDLLLNLFGQNELSVNISLMHIISRAVYPASEHKTAQWIKENSAVSRLCKVPLNRVDRFKLYAASKKLFRHKKAIENHLSVKTNELFDLEDKIVFYDLTNTYFEGRKQGSKLAKFGRSKEKRNDCKIVSMAAVINAEGFLKYSRIYRGNISDPKTLNETIEQLSANTSSTGRKPIIVMDAGIMTEENARSLKSKGYDFICVNRTKLRNYKTIEGRHEEIVIYDKNENPINLQFVEKPDCTDNYLYVRSQQKALKEASMNEHFSQHYEESLENIKSALSKKGGTKKLNRVWERIGRLKERYPTANRHYEIEVIPDQDHKNAIDIRWKKNQVKPKETEGVYFIRTSLPAKDEETLWRIYNTLTEIEATFRVLKTDLALRPVFHKHDQNIEAHLFLGLIAYQLVALIRYQLKQKGINHDWRNIVRIMNTQKEVLTTIKNKKQQTVIIKKCSVPSLSAKEIYAALNFETNPYYMKKSVVPEK
- a CDS encoding DUF438 domain-containing protein; the protein is MSEYSYNKEKRIIELEKLFYAILKKKRASEAIKNNQTLINQTIPSDIITLVDILVKSKRPIEELKIGINKFLNVFYTHIKNYPSSKTKNDSFLDCCVKNNAELDKKLQAISPLIKEINKTPKDDLLQQKIANNLKIVLEYNKYYKIKENILFPMLEKQWEEFRCLNVMWSFHDDIRNNLKRLLSILMSEEFEIKEFNRLIGNVFFNMYAIIFREEKILFPFIQETISDSELNSLFAESQEIGFPYYSPKTIPNLKINSEKINSDKINLKSGNLTVEQIILIFNHLPVDITFVDENDKVQFFSTPKKRIFTRTNAVIGREVKNCHPPGSVHIVEQIVDAFRKGIKDKASFWIKMKEEYILIQYFAIRTEAGIYKGVIEVSQEISEIQSIEGEQRLLDWEK
- a CDS encoding T9SS type A sorting domain-containing protein, encoding MINKLHNFIFFYYKITIFSHFSIINSIIDGIYSRFIGQIHYSFHINGIESIQLSTLSGKILFDKKINKNEFENDLSKFAKGIYIIKIFTKNEVFADKIIKH
- a CDS encoding DUF2442 domain-containing protein, with the translated sequence MYLAITNVKPKDNYILILTYENNENRQFDMKPYLDIGIFQELKNLSMFKTVKTSFDTIVWDNGADFDPEILYQKSVIDL